DNA sequence from the Callospermophilus lateralis isolate mCalLat2 chromosome 2, mCalLat2.hap1, whole genome shotgun sequence genome:
CGACCTCAGTGCCACCTCTTCCAAGTTGTGTGACCTTGGCTAAGTCCCCCCACCAACTTCCCCTGTGCAGCAGTCAGGGCACCTGTCCCTGGGAGTCCCAGCTCTGTCTCCGGCTGCCCAGCCCGGCCCCACCCCCTCAACCCCATACCTGTTGGGCCCAGTCCCCTGGGGGACCCCAACCTACCCAGCCTCCTAGAGCCTTGGCAACTCTGGGTCAGGCCAGGGGGCTGGGGGCGGGCAGGAcaggtcccccccccccccccccgggcgcTGAAGCTGGGACCCCCACCTGTGGCGCAGAGCTGCTTGGCTGTGGCACTGGGCGGGCCCGCGGAGACCGCGCGGCTGCTGGAGCACAGGTTCGACTACATCTTCTTCACAGGTGAGGAGGGGAGGCCCTGGGGGATCCCATCCCTGACTCCAAGAGCAGGCGACGGCCACTGATGACCCAGCCCCAAATGGGCAAGCGCTGGGTGGGTGCACAGGGGCTGACCTCAACCAGGCTGGGAGCAGGACCTGGCCCCTCAGCACCACTCAAAATGGCATCGAGTCCCCTGTGTGGGTCCACAACCCACCTCTGCCAACCAGTCTCCTGATTCAAGCATCTGGCCTGGCTAGCTCCAGCTGTGCCAGGCCTCCCACCCCACGGACAGTGGCCCTGCTGCAGGCTAGACAGGTGAGGCCCGGGTCCAGGTGACCAAGGGCCCTGCCCAGGGTCACTCTGCCCTGGCCAGGACAGGATGTGCACCCAAGCCCTTGGTGAGAGCTGACCTCAGGGTTCCCCTGCCATCACACTAGTCCCCACACCTCCTGGCTTCATCACCAGGATGGGACTTCTGGAGGAGACACAAGGACAGAGGCAGGGGCCGGCACTCCCAGGGCTGAGCTCACCTCTGAccccagaggaggggaggtggagACGCAGCCTTGCCCTTCTCCCCTGTGGACCCTGCGTCAAGCTCAGGAAAAGCGGTGCCTGTCCCACCTGGCCACAGGGAGGCTAACGGAGCAAGAGGGTCTGGTGGCAGCTCCTGTAGTCCCCATGCGAGGGAGGAGCCACCCCTCCACCCACACCCTGCAGCTCTGGCGGGTGAGAGGCCAGCGCCCCAGGACCAGGGTATAGAGGCAGGGAGACCCCAGAGGCTGTTCTAGGCGCGGTCCTCAAGGTGGCCTGCACAGAGGCTGCAGACAATGGAGACCTCTGCTGCACCCCAAGCTCTCCAGgcctgttttctcatctgcaaagcTGAGTCATCTCTAAGTCACAGGTCCGTCCTGAGGGCGAAGGAAGGACAGATGAAGTCCTTCCCAGACTTGGCCCTGGAGCTCCGTACTCTCCTCCTGCCCTGGTCAGTGAGGTTTGCTGAGCCCACCGACCAAGTGCCAGACACCACGTGGGCCTGGAGGGACAAGACCTTTCTGCGTTAAGGGGAGAGAAGAGAGCAAGGGCCGAGAGGCATGGAGCTGCAGGCCAGGCTAGTGCGGGAGGCTCTAGGGGTGACAGGTGGCATCTGAGCAAAGGCAGGAGATGAGCAGGAGCCACAGGCCTGGTGAGGTGCCCTCTAGATCCAGGAACTCAGGAAGGGAGTTGGAGACAGAGAGGGGACAGGCAGGCTGAGAGCTGGTAAGAGGCCACCAAGGCTCTAGAGGAGAAGGGAGAACTGGGAGGGGAACAGCTGGCATTTTAGGAAGAGTGGCCCACAGGACGGGCTGGAGACGGGGCCAACTTGCAACCGGGCTGCAGCTCGGCACCTCCCCAGAGCATCTGCATTGCTGGGGCTGGTCTGGGGAGAGATGAGCAGGGCCCTGGCCTGCAGGGTGGCGGAGTGGTAAGGAGGCCAGGCAAGGAGCGAGGAGCCCAGCCCCAGGCCAAGGCTATCCGCACAATCAGAGTGATTTCTTCCCATGCCCAGGGAGCCCCCGTGTGGGCAAGATTGTCATGGCCGCCGCTGCCAAGCACCTGACACCCGTCACCCTGGAGCTGGGGGGCAAGAACCCGTGCTATGTGGACAACGACTGTGACCCCCAGACCGTGGCCAACCGCGTCACCTGGTTCCGGTACTTCAACGCCGGCCAGACCTGCGTGGCCCCGGATTACGTCCTGTGCAGCCCCGAGACGCGCCAGCGCCTGCTGCCTGCCCTGCAGAACGCCATCACCCGTTTCTATGGCGACGACCCCCAgagctcccccaacctgggccgcATCATCAGCCAGAAGCATTTCAAGCGGCTCCAGGGACTGCTGGGCTGTGGTCGGGTGGCCATCGGTGGCCAGAGCGACGAGAGCGAGCTCTACATCGGTGAGTCCCCTCTCCCCTGCCGCAGCCCCCTGGGCCAAGGGCCTTCCTCGCTGCAGGGGCCTCTCCTGAAAGCCGGCCCCGCTCCCTGCTGGCCAGGCCTGGGTCCCCGGCCCGGTGCCTGGTTCCAGAACACGAAGGCCCCACGTCACCACGGCCCACAGCCTGTCTCCTCACCCCAAACTCTGATCCACTGAGGGGGACCCCAGTTCCAGGGTCCGGAGGGTGGTGTAAGCTCCCGTCCTGCCGTCTGTCCTGCCATCTGAGTCCCGTGAGGCCAGGACCCAGGTCCTCAGAGCCTGGAGAGCTGGGAGGTCAGGCCAGGGGGTCCCCGGCCTGCATCCTGGGTCCCGGCCCTGCTGAATCCCCTCCCCTGGGGTGTCCCTGGGCTGACTGTCGCCGTGCCCACCCGCAGCGCCCACTGTGCTGGTGGACGTGCAGGAGACGGAGCCCGTGATGCAGGAGGAGATCTTTGGGCCCATCCTGCCCCTGGTGACCGTGAGGAGCCTGGATGAAGCCATCAACTTCATCAACCGGCGGGAGAAGCCCCTGGCCCTGTACGCCTTCTCCAACAGCTCCCAGGTGCGGCCCGGCAGGACAGGGGAGTGGCGGCAGCAGAAGGGACACAGCCTCTGTGGGGCAGTCACACAGGACTTCAGGGCTGGTGGCTCTTGGCTTTGTTCCTGCCCTT
Encoded proteins:
- the Aldh3b1 gene encoding aldehyde dehydrogenase family 3 member B1 isoform X2; translation: MAAAAKHLTPVTLELGGKNPCYVDNDCDPQTVANRVTWFRYFNAGQTCVAPDYVLCSPETRQRLLPALQNAITRFYGDDPQSSPNLGRIISQKHFKRLQGLLGCGRVAIGGQSDESELYIAPTVLVDVQETEPVMQEEIFGPILPLVTVRSLDEAINFINRREKPLALYAFSNSSQVVQRVLAQTSSGGFCGNDGFMHMTLASLPFGGVGASGMGRYHGKFSFDTFSHHRACLLRSPGMEKINDLRYPPYSPRNLRVLLVAMEERRCSCTLL